In one window of Methanosarcina vacuolata Z-761 DNA:
- a CDS encoding cation:proton antiporter domain-containing protein → MTDNLLTDLLIIFGLSIPVVFTFSKLKIAPLIGFLLAGILAGPFGFGLIREIENIEFLAEIGVVLLLFTIGIEFSLRDLLQLRRIVIFGGGLQLSITSVIVALIFLWFGNSRESSIFLGLLVALSSTAIVLKLLQEKGEIYSLHGRTSLGILIFQDIAAVIIILLIPVLAGTPGTEKSFLELILQGLGLIVFTFLSARYVVPFIMYHVAKTRNNELFLLCVIVIGLSVAWLTSIVGLSLALGAFLAGLIISESEYSVQALGNIIPFRDMFMSIFFISIGMLLDLDILREHLLLILVATLAVLLLKVLVNSLSTFFIGFPLHTMILVGFSLSQVGEFSFILAKVGLANGLVSSLMYQEFLDVAVLSMVLTPLLMSIGYRTTTFVDSLHFPPVLKQGWYSKFKEKEYEEKPENHVIIVGFGINGKNVVTAAKEASIPYIVIDMNPEVVRIEKQREEHIFYGDAAQSAVLEHAGIYTAKSVVVTAGDPPSTKRIIEAARRLNPQIHIIARTHFLRELDKFYDFGADEVISDEFESSIELFTRVLHRYLVPSSEINSLTSTLRADHYKMLRNPSIRRKKFCDLALDFADVEIRSIRVGKLSKGAGVTLGELNLRKNYGVSALAISRSHKIIPGPEAETKILADDILLVISPPENFDEVRKLFENSKE, encoded by the coding sequence ATGACAGATAATCTTCTAACTGACCTTTTAATCATTTTCGGGCTTTCTATTCCTGTAGTTTTTACTTTCTCAAAATTAAAAATAGCTCCACTAATTGGTTTTCTACTTGCAGGCATTCTTGCCGGACCTTTTGGTTTTGGACTTATTCGAGAGATCGAAAACATCGAATTTTTGGCTGAAATCGGAGTCGTACTCCTGCTTTTTACCATAGGTATAGAGTTTTCACTGCGCGACCTTTTACAGCTTCGCAGAATTGTAATTTTTGGAGGTGGTTTGCAGCTTTCCATAACTTCAGTTATCGTTGCACTTATATTCCTCTGGTTTGGAAATTCAAGAGAATCTTCAATTTTCCTCGGGCTTTTAGTAGCGTTAAGCAGCACTGCAATTGTCCTTAAACTCTTACAGGAAAAAGGAGAAATCTATAGTCTTCACGGGCGGACTTCCTTAGGAATACTGATTTTTCAGGATATCGCAGCAGTGATAATTATTCTCTTAATCCCGGTCCTCGCAGGCACTCCAGGAACTGAAAAGTCCTTTTTAGAGCTTATCCTGCAGGGCCTCGGGCTCATTGTGTTCACCTTTCTAAGCGCCAGGTACGTCGTTCCTTTTATCATGTACCATGTGGCAAAGACACGAAATAACGAGCTTTTTCTCCTATGCGTTATAGTAATAGGGCTTTCCGTCGCATGGTTGACTTCCATTGTCGGGCTATCTCTGGCACTGGGAGCTTTTCTTGCTGGCCTGATTATCTCTGAGTCTGAATATTCGGTTCAGGCTCTTGGGAATATAATTCCATTCAGGGACATGTTCATGAGTATTTTTTTCATTTCGATAGGAATGTTGCTTGATCTGGATATATTAAGAGAACACTTACTCTTGATCCTGGTTGCTACCCTGGCTGTGCTGCTCCTGAAAGTTTTAGTAAACAGTTTGAGCACCTTTTTCATAGGTTTTCCTTTGCATACAATGATTCTGGTTGGATTTTCTCTTTCACAGGTTGGGGAATTTTCCTTTATTCTTGCAAAAGTAGGTCTTGCAAATGGATTGGTTTCTTCTCTAATGTACCAGGAATTTCTGGATGTGGCAGTGCTTTCTATGGTACTTACCCCTCTACTTATGAGTATAGGGTATAGAACTACGACTTTTGTTGATTCGCTGCATTTCCCTCCCGTATTAAAACAGGGCTGGTACAGTAAATTTAAAGAAAAAGAATATGAAGAGAAACCTGAAAACCATGTAATTATAGTAGGATTTGGGATAAACGGTAAAAATGTCGTGACTGCTGCAAAGGAAGCTTCAATTCCCTACATAGTAATTGACATGAATCCTGAAGTAGTTAGGATAGAGAAACAGAGAGAAGAGCATATTTTTTACGGTGATGCTGCTCAGAGTGCTGTGCTGGAACATGCCGGCATTTATACTGCGAAATCCGTTGTTGTGACCGCAGGCGATCCTCCGAGCACCAAGAGGATAATTGAAGCTGCTCGCAGGCTGAACCCTCAAATTCACATTATTGCCAGAACACATTTCCTGCGTGAGCTGGATAAATTTTATGATTTTGGAGCAGATGAGGTCATTTCTGATGAATTTGAAAGTTCAATAGAGCTTTTCACAAGGGTACTTCACAGATATCTGGTGCCCAGCAGTGAAATCAATTCCCTGACTTCAACATTACGTGCAGACCATTATAAGATGCTTCGAAATCCTAGCATTCGCAGGAAAAAATTCTGCGACTTAGCTCTCGATTTTGCAGATGTAGAAATCCGGAGTATCAGGGTTGGAAAGCTCTCCAAAGGTGCAGGAGTTACTCTTGGAGAACTAAATCTTCGGAAGAATTATGGAGTGTCTGCACTTGCAATCTCACGTAGTCATAAAATCATTCCCGGGCCGGAAGCTGAAACTAAAATTCTTGCTGATGATATTCTGCTTGTGATCAGCCCACCGGAAAATTTCGATGAGGTTAGAAAGCTTTTTGAGAATAGTAAAGAATAA
- a CDS encoding LVIVD repeat-containing protein: MGINRQIIYPFIFVVLLISITVTIAGAASVPEVKVKPVGHFGGYIETVDVVGNYAYIGQGQDLVILDIANSSSPVSVGRVTTKNLVSGVKISGNYAYVAVGNDGLVIVDVSNPSSPILKGSYDTPGYASNLAISGNYAYVADDYNGLDIIDISNSSSPILKGNYNTSGYASNVAISGNYAYLTAGDNGLLVVDISNPSSPILKGNCDTRGIACSVAVSGNYTYVADGDNGLVIVDTSNPSSPTFKGKYYTSGSVYGVAVSGKYAYAADFTKGLLVFDISNPSSPALKGSYNDVDLDGIVVSGNYAYITVYRGLEIIDIKRPSSPILKGSYDTVGYADNIEVSGNYAYVAAGIMGLAIIDISNPSSPIFKGSCGPEDFSTDVAVSGNYAYVTGFSDLEIVDISNPSSPIRKGSCTIEGSAEDVAVSGNYVYLAVGEEGLEIVDISHPFSPNIKGKYNTAGRARSVAVSGNYAYVADGDNGFLVFDISNPSSPILKGKYETGYADCVAVSGNYVYLVEDSDGLVIFDINNPSSPIRKGSESRHIGICKDISVSGNYAYIANSGLVIVNISNSSSPIVEGGFESPWGILDVSISGDSIYVANSNNGIEILKLDLEQPVTSVVNLSVTQLENNTQILKQENGKTVANVKQMPGQKNETSTPEKESKKTPGFEIICGVVSLLAVFCIKGSNKRRLH; the protein is encoded by the coding sequence ATGGGAATAAATAGACAAATAATTTATCCATTTATATTTGTTGTTTTGTTGATATCAATTACAGTCACAATTGCTGGGGCAGCATCCGTTCCTGAAGTTAAAGTGAAACCTGTGGGACATTTCGGAGGATATATAGAAACCGTTGATGTTGTTGGCAATTACGCTTACATCGGGCAAGGCCAGGATCTTGTGATACTGGATATTGCTAATTCTTCTTCACCTGTTTCAGTGGGCCGGGTTACGACAAAAAACTTAGTATCTGGAGTAAAAATTTCTGGCAATTATGCCTATGTAGCTGTTGGTAATGATGGTCTTGTGATTGTTGATGTTAGCAATCCTTCTTCTCCAATCCTTAAAGGAAGCTACGATACGCCTGGATACGCTAGCAATCTAGCAATTTCCGGCAATTACGCCTATGTAGCTGATGACTATAATGGTCTTGACATTATCGATATTAGCAATTCTTCTTCTCCAATACTTAAAGGAAATTACAATACTTCTGGATATGCTAGCAATGTAGCAATTTCCGGTAATTACGCCTATTTAACTGCTGGTGATAACGGTCTCTTGGTTGTTGATATTAGCAATCCTTCTTCTCCAATCCTTAAAGGAAACTGCGATACTCGTGGAATTGCTTGTAGTGTTGCAGTTTCAGGCAATTACACCTACGTCGCTGATGGGGATAATGGTCTTGTGATTGTTGATACTAGCAATCCTTCTTCTCCAACATTTAAAGGAAAGTACTATACCTCTGGAAGTGTTTATGGTGTTGCAGTTTCAGGCAAGTATGCCTATGCGGCCGATTTTACTAAGGGTCTTTTGGTTTTTGATATTAGCAATCCCTCTTCTCCAGCTCTCAAAGGAAGTTACAATGATGTAGACCTTGATGGTATAGTAGTTTCAGGTAATTACGCCTACATAACCGTATATCGTGGTCTTGAAATTATTGATATAAAGCGTCCCTCTTCTCCAATCCTTAAAGGAAGCTACGATACGGTTGGATATGCTGACAATATAGAAGTTTCAGGTAATTACGCTTATGTAGCTGCCGGTATTATGGGTCTTGCGATTATTGATATCAGCAACCCTTCGTCCCCTATTTTTAAGGGAAGTTGTGGTCCTGAGGATTTTTCTACGGATGTTGCAGTTTCAGGCAATTATGCCTATGTAACCGGATTTAGTGATCTTGAGATTGTTGATATCAGCAATCCTTCTTCTCCAATTCGAAAAGGAAGTTGCACTATTGAAGGATCTGCTGAAGATGTTGCAGTTTCAGGCAATTATGTCTATTTAGCTGTTGGTGAAGAAGGTCTTGAGATTGTTGATATAAGTCATCCCTTTTCTCCAAATATCAAAGGAAAGTATAATACCGCCGGACGTGCTCGTAGTGTTGCAGTTTCAGGCAATTATGCCTATGTAGCTGATGGTGATAATGGTTTTTTGGTTTTTGATATTAGCAATCCTTCTTCTCCGATCCTTAAAGGAAAGTACGAAACTGGATATGCTGACTGCGTTGCAGTTTCCGGCAATTACGTTTATTTAGTCGAAGATTCCGATGGTCTTGTGATTTTTGATATCAATAATCCTTCTTCTCCAATTCGCAAAGGAAGCGAAAGCCGCCATATTGGCATTTGTAAGGACATTTCAGTTTCAGGTAATTACGCCTATATTGCTAATTCTGGTCTTGTGATTGTTAATATTAGCAATTCTTCTTCCCCAATTGTAGAAGGAGGATTCGAGTCTCCCTGGGGAATTTTGGACGTTTCAATTTCCGGCGATAGTATCTATGTAGCCAATTCCAATAATGGTATTGAGATATTAAAACTCGACTTAGAACAGCCAGTAACTTCTGTTGTGAATTTAAGTGTAACACAACTCGAAAATAACACTCAGATCCTTAAACAAGAAAATGGAAAGACGGTAGCAAATGTTAAGCAGATGCCTGGGCAGAAAAATGAGACAAGCACTCCTGAAAAAGAAAGCAAAAAAACTCCCGGATTTGAAATAATTTGTGGGGTTGTTAGCCTGCTAGCTGTATTCTGCATAAAAGGAAGTAATAAAAGGCGGCTACACTAA
- a CDS encoding DUF2178 domain-containing protein — protein sequence MKQKQFRIIMFLIVMLMGSGSSISILVGSPALAISVFLAGITVIYLLKNRVEEVVEDERVHQISQKASWITFQIVILSFALGGTTLIAMRNTYPGYTNLGFFMAHISCAIMVLYGLLYMYYNREYGG from the coding sequence ATGAAGCAGAAACAATTTCGGATAATTATGTTCCTGATTGTAATGTTAATGGGATCAGGTTCAAGTATTTCTATTTTAGTAGGAAGTCCAGCACTTGCCATAAGCGTTTTCTTAGCAGGAATAACTGTGATATATCTTTTAAAAAACAGAGTGGAAGAGGTTGTGGAAGATGAACGTGTTCACCAAATTAGCCAGAAAGCCTCCTGGATTACCTTTCAAATAGTAATACTTAGTTTCGCTCTTGGAGGAACAACTCTTATAGCAATGAGAAACACTTATCCAGGCTATACTAATCTTGGTTTTTTCATGGCACACATAAGTTGTGCAATTATGGTGCTTTATGGTTTGCTTTATATGTATTACAACAGGGAATATGGTGGCTGA
- a CDS encoding helix-turn-helix transcriptional regulator, whose translation MKNNIKVYRAMNDLTQESLAEKVGVTRQTIHAIEKGKYDPSLELAFKLAGLFGVRIEDIFLYENREARNSERKG comes from the coding sequence ATGAAGAACAACATTAAAGTTTACAGGGCAATGAACGACCTTACTCAGGAAAGCCTGGCTGAAAAAGTAGGGGTGACAAGGCAAACCATACATGCAATTGAAAAAGGAAAATATGATCCCTCTCTTGAACTTGCATTCAAGCTTGCCGGGCTTTTTGGCGTCCGCATTGAGGATATTTTCCTCTATGAAAACCGTGAAGCCAGAAATTCAGAAAGAAAAGGTTGA
- a CDS encoding MM0924 family protein, producing the protein MMQSFIVEHYLNKDVDVYCGGPDVFRGNVKACADNVLTLNSQGKLTHIAIDKIIALWVQ; encoded by the coding sequence ATGATGCAATCGTTTATAGTGGAACACTATCTCAACAAGGATGTAGATGTTTACTGCGGCGGGCCTGACGTATTCAGAGGAAATGTAAAAGCCTGTGCCGATAACGTTTTGACACTCAACAGCCAGGGAAAACTTACCCATATAGCCATTGACAAAATAATAGCTCTCTGGGTCCAATAA
- a CDS encoding MM0924 family protein → MQPFIVEHLLGEVVDVYCGGPDVFNGRVEACADNVLTLEQNEKYTHIAIDKIIAIWPA, encoded by the coding sequence ATGCAGCCGTTTATAGTAGAACACCTTTTAGGCGAAGTCGTAGATGTTTACTGCGGGGGCCCTGATGTATTTAACGGAAGAGTAGAAGCCTGCGCAGACAATGTGCTCACTCTCGAGCAGAATGAAAAGTACACGCACATAGCAATCGACAAGATAATAGCCATTTGGCCCGCTTAA
- the speB gene encoding agmatinase, giving the protein MFLPNSFIDALADYESARYVIFGVPFDNTSSYRAGSRWAPDAMRRASANFESYNPTFDIDLVDLPIYDAGNLETSAFVDETLQNLYEATKDLLNDGKLPIMLGGEHSLTFAMVKACAEFAGEDFGVLVLDAHFDLREEYRGFKHNHACVSRNILSEVTKNLVSIGIRSGPEEEWVFARENNLKYYTADDVESTGMVEILKEALEWLDCSQIYLSLDMDAIDPSYAPGLGTPEPFGLSARDVRTAIRTLAPFSMAFDVVEIAPEYDSGQTAMLGAKLMREFIASHAKSCRKA; this is encoded by the coding sequence ATGTTTTTACCCAATTCCTTTATAGACGCTCTTGCAGACTATGAATCTGCACGTTATGTTATCTTCGGCGTGCCTTTTGATAATACCTCTTCTTACAGGGCAGGCAGCCGCTGGGCTCCTGACGCTATGCGGCGGGCTTCTGCGAATTTTGAGAGTTACAACCCGACTTTCGACATAGACCTTGTCGATCTTCCGATCTATGATGCCGGAAACCTGGAAACTTCAGCTTTTGTTGACGAGACTCTGCAGAACCTCTACGAAGCTACAAAAGACCTCCTGAATGATGGAAAGCTTCCCATTATGCTTGGCGGAGAGCATTCGCTGACCTTCGCTATGGTGAAAGCCTGCGCCGAATTCGCAGGAGAAGATTTCGGGGTCCTTGTCCTGGATGCCCATTTTGACCTCAGGGAAGAGTACAGGGGTTTTAAGCATAACCATGCCTGTGTGTCCCGAAATATCCTCAGTGAGGTTACCAAGAATCTTGTTTCCATAGGCATAAGAAGCGGCCCGGAAGAAGAATGGGTTTTTGCCAGGGAAAATAACCTGAAGTATTATACAGCTGATGATGTGGAATCCACTGGCATGGTAGAGATCCTCAAAGAGGCCCTCGAGTGGCTTGACTGCAGCCAGATCTATCTTTCCCTTGATATGGATGCAATAGACCCGTCTTATGCCCCTGGTCTCGGGACGCCTGAGCCTTTTGGCCTGAGTGCGCGAGATGTAAGGACTGCAATAAGGACGCTTGCTCCTTTTTCAATGGCTTTTGATGTCGTAGAAATCGCCCCTGAATACGATTCCGGGCAAACCGCCATGCTTGGGGCAAAATTGATGAGGGAATTTATTGCTTCTCATGCAAAGAGTTGCAGGAAAGCATAA
- a CDS encoding translation initiation factor IF-5A, which yields MKQQVEVKELKEGKYVIIDDEACVIKSITKSKPGKHGAAKARVEAIGLFDGQKRSFIGSVATKVYVPIVERKTAQVISITGDIAQLMDMGDFSTFEIVVPEEYKDKVKEGEEISYITALSKVKLDIRT from the coding sequence ATGAAACAGCAGGTAGAAGTTAAGGAACTCAAAGAAGGGAAATATGTAATCATTGATGACGAAGCATGTGTCATAAAAAGCATTACCAAGTCCAAACCGGGAAAACACGGGGCTGCAAAGGCAAGAGTAGAGGCTATCGGACTCTTTGACGGCCAGAAGCGCTCCTTCATAGGCTCAGTTGCAACCAAAGTATACGTCCCGATTGTGGAAAGAAAGACTGCACAGGTAATCTCGATTACCGGCGACATTGCCCAGCTTATGGACATGGGAGACTTCTCAACCTTTGAGATCGTAGTTCCTGAGGAATACAAGGATAAGGTCAAAGAGGGCGAAGAGATTTCTTACATTACAGCTCTTAGCAAGGTCAAGCTCGATATACGGACATAA
- a CDS encoding aldehyde ferredoxin oxidoreductase family protein, protein MTCWTGKTVYVDLGTESVNIVETDEKLILRYLGGRGLGVKLLSELTGPDIDPLSPLNPLIFTSGPLSGLAPMASGAVLTSKSPLTGTIFSWNMTGGFGSELKKAEIDALVVTGKANRPSYVEITDGNIEVVPAEHLWGKNVRECTEALENKGSVKGSVACIGRAGEKQVLISSFVVDSIYSGRGGLGAVAGSKMLKAVVVKGEKELSPSDPERFRELEVKLLKLFDASPVLSKGLANYGTSALVKLLDYMNLIPSRNFTGKKTPFADALSGERIKSTFELENKSCPGCPLGCKKRIKGVGQMFKEKGQILPEGAILPEGQILPDYDSFWAFGFNLENPDLTSVLKADRICKDYGLDPISAGSVLGAYAELKERITEANEMESRLFEIGEGGKLGNGARRYLSGFGRKDLSMDVKGLELGGFDPRGIRGQALAYATSSHGGDYLTAFMVGPEVLGKPVSLNRLSLKGKAGILQVFENLTAVLDSFVFCPYSGFALNEELGSSLLLSGAGMEISPAELLKIGERIYNLERMYNLKAGFTRKDDTLPERLFENEGKNEGYGLPRQEFESALQEYYHYRGWNEEGVPGLEKLKELGINF, encoded by the coding sequence GGACTTGGAGTGAAACTTCTTTCTGAGCTGACAGGTCCCGATATCGATCCTCTTAGCCCTCTCAATCCTCTCATTTTTACCTCAGGTCCGCTTTCAGGCCTTGCCCCGATGGCTTCAGGTGCAGTCCTCACATCGAAATCGCCTCTAACAGGCACAATATTTAGCTGGAATATGACTGGGGGCTTCGGGAGTGAACTGAAGAAAGCTGAAATTGATGCTCTGGTAGTTACCGGAAAGGCAAACAGGCCTTCCTATGTGGAAATCACGGACGGAAACATTGAAGTTGTGCCCGCAGAACATCTCTGGGGAAAGAATGTCAGAGAATGTACCGAAGCCCTCGAAAACAAAGGTAGTGTGAAAGGTAGTGTGGCCTGTATTGGCAGGGCAGGAGAAAAACAGGTCCTCATCTCCTCTTTTGTTGTTGATTCCATATATAGCGGAAGAGGCGGCCTGGGCGCGGTTGCCGGCTCAAAAATGCTCAAAGCCGTGGTTGTGAAAGGGGAAAAAGAACTTTCTCCTTCCGATCCTGAGAGATTCCGGGAACTTGAGGTAAAACTACTAAAGCTCTTTGATGCAAGCCCTGTGCTTTCAAAAGGCCTTGCAAATTACGGCACGTCTGCGCTTGTAAAACTGCTGGATTATATGAATCTCATCCCCAGCAGGAACTTTACCGGAAAGAAAACTCCATTTGCAGATGCGCTTTCAGGAGAGCGTATCAAATCCACTTTCGAGCTTGAAAATAAGAGTTGCCCTGGTTGTCCTCTGGGTTGTAAGAAGAGAATTAAAGGAGTAGGGCAGATGTTTAAAGAGAAAGGGCAGATTTTACCTGAAGGGGCGATTTTACCTGAAGGACAGATTTTGCCTGATTATGATTCCTTCTGGGCCTTTGGGTTTAACCTTGAAAACCCTGATCTCACTTCCGTGCTTAAGGCTGACAGGATATGCAAGGACTACGGGCTTGATCCGATCTCGGCAGGTTCCGTACTCGGGGCATATGCAGAACTCAAAGAACGAATAACCGAGGCTAATGAAATGGAATCCAGGCTCTTTGAAATCGGGGAAGGCGGCAAACTAGGAAATGGAGCCAGACGATACTTATCAGGCTTTGGGAGAAAAGACCTGAGCATGGATGTAAAGGGGCTAGAACTCGGAGGTTTTGATCCGCGAGGAATCAGGGGACAGGCTCTGGCTTATGCTACTTCCAGCCACGGGGGGGACTATCTGACTGCTTTCATGGTCGGGCCAGAGGTGCTTGGAAAGCCTGTAAGTCTCAACCGTCTGAGCCTTAAAGGAAAAGCAGGCATCCTTCAGGTATTTGAAAACCTGACTGCAGTTCTGGATTCTTTTGTATTCTGCCCCTACTCGGGTTTTGCCCTTAACGAAGAGCTCGGTTCGTCTCTCTTGCTTTCGGGTGCAGGTATGGAGATATCACCGGCTGAGCTTCTGAAAATCGGAGAAAGAATCTATAATCTGGAGAGAATGTATAACCTTAAAGCAGGATTTACACGAAAAGACGATACCCTTCCTGAAAGGTTGTTTGAAAACGAGGGCAAAAACGAAGGTTACGGGCTTCCCAGGCAGGAATTCGAATCTGCACTTCAGGAATATTACCACTACCGCGGATGGAATGAAGAAGGAGTTCCCGGATTGGAAAAGTTAAAGGAGCTTGGGATCAACTTTTAA